DNA from Arthrobacter sp. PvP023:
CACCATGATCGTATGGACGCACAAACACCTCAGGCGGAGGAACCGAAGGCCACGGAGCTGAGCCTTCCCCAGGCTTTCCTCCTCCTGGCTACGAACGACACTGACGGCGCTCCCGAAGTGCCGGCCTACATACTCCGGACCACGGTGGCAGGGGCAATATTGGCCGAGCTGGAACTGCTCGGCGCCATCGGGCTGGAGGGGAAGTACGTGAGGGCTACCGGCACCGTGCCGCCAACGGACTTCCAGCACCAGTTGGAGCTCATTCGTCACAAATCGCGGCCTCACACTCCCAAGCGGTGGGTCTCCATGCTGGAGGGCCGGGCAGAAGTGCAGCGTGCCTATGAGGCTATGGCCTCGAAAGGCATTGTGGACCGGGTCGGCGAAAAGCACCTGGGCCTGTTCAAGTCCGTGCGGTATCCGGAGAAGGACCACGGTCCGGAGGCCGCGCTCTTGAAGAAGATCCATGACGCACTCGGACTCAAGCCGTCAGCTGCGACGCCAGCCTCGCCGCCGGCAATGGCGACGCCGGCCGATGCAAAACCGGCAGACGCCAAACCGGCAGACGCCAGGACCACAGCCCTCATCGCCCTGCTTGAGGCGGCCGGACTGCTCGACAAAATGTTCTTGGAGGCTGATCGAGACGTGCCACGAAAGCTGGCGAAGGACTACTGGCCTGCCCGTGCAGTGGCGGACGAACTGCGAATGATCAGGATGGCGGAGGCAGAGGCTATGACCTAGGCCGGGGCTGTTCGGCGGCGGGCTGGAACAACTCGACGACGTTTCCGGCCGGGTCCACGAGCAGGATCTGCTGGCCGACGGAGGATCCGCCCCGATCCAGCCCTTTCCGCCGGAAGCGCACAGGGTTAGGATGCCGTGTGACCTTCACCCACGGCTACGCGGACAACAACGGCCTTCGCATGTATTACGAGGTCCACGGGGAGGCGGTGCCGGGCCGGCCGCCGCTGCTCCTCATCCCGGGCGGCGGCTCCACCATCGGCACGAACTTCAGCGAACTCATCCCGCTGCTGGCCGAACACCGTGAAGTTATCGCCGTGGAGGAAGAGGGCCACGGCCGCACCCAGCCCACCAGCCGCCCGCTCACTGCCGAGAACTCCGCCGGAGACATCCTCGCCGTCTTGGGCGACCTCACCGTGGAAACCGCGGACGTGCTGGGATTCAGCGCCGGCGGGCATACCGCGATCGCGCTGGCACTCGCGCGTCCCGCCGCTGTCCGGCGCCTCATCGTGGCCTCCACCTTTGCGAGCCGCGACGCGGTGCCGGACGAGTTCTGGGACGGGATGGCGAATGCCACGCTCGACGACATGCCCGACACCTACAAGGACGCCGACCGCCTGCTCAACCCCGAGCCCGGCCACCTCGAACGGCTCTTCGAGCTGGACCACCGGCGCATCACGGACTTCCCCGGTTGGTCCGACGACGAACTGGGCACCATCACCGCGCCCACGCTGGTGGTGTGCGGCGACCGGGATATCGTCACCGCCGCCTACGCCGACCGGATGGCTGGTGCCATCCCCTGCGCCCGCCTGCTGGTCGTCCCCGGCGGCCATGGCGACTACCTTGGCGAGCAGGCCGCCAGCGGCGGGGACCTGCGGACATTGCACGCCACCGTCCCGTTCCTGCTGCGGTTCCTCGACGGGTAGCGCTTAACGACTCAGTCCTGTTCTGCGCCGTCTGGATTGGCGAGCGTTATTTCGGTGTTGATAATTACCACGGAGCACTGGAATTGCGCGCTGCAGGTTCGCAGGTAGACCGAAGCCGCGGCGGCACCTTCGTTGAACGCCATCAAATTTGGAATGACCCGTATGGTGACTGTTTGGGCCTGCTTGGTGCAGCTGAGCTGATCACTTCCGCCGCCGCCGGCGAGCCGTCCGTCGCTGACTCTCTGGGTAACTTGAACCACGGGTATTGCGATGATCAACGCGGGATCGGTGTCGCACACGAAGGTGACGGGAACATCCACCGCTGCGCCGTCGGCGACGAGGATTGCCGGGCCTGCGCTTACGAGTGTTGCGGGGGCTGCTTGTGCCGGGGTGGCCATGGTCACGAGGGCGGCTGTAAGAGCGGCGGCAAGGCAGCTTCTAGTGCCTAACATCAGGTTCTCCCTTGAATGGAAGCGTGGCGTCCGGCGTTCCGCCTGGTCGGCCAGTGCGGTGACTGGGCGCCTTGTATGTACGGGGCGTGGCCCCTGACGACAACGCCGTTCCGGGGCCGCCTGATGCGGCGGCTTAGAGTCCGGTTTGCCGTACATTACTCACGACCTGCCTGCGTGACAATAGCCATTGCAAAGCATGCCCGGTGCCGTCGACAACGCAAGCGGACGACGGCGGGAGGTTCGTAGTATTAAACCGGTGCGGGCCGGAAACGGCGGAGAACAACCTGAATTAGTGCGCTGGCCGTGTTGGGCGCATGGCTCCCGGGAGTCATACCAGTGGTTCAGGTGGCCCGCACTCAGTGCAAGAGGAACGACGGCGGGAAGTCCCGCCGTCGTGGTCTAAGCAGGAATGAGACCCGGATCGGGCGCAAGCCCCCAGGTCATCTTCCGGATCGCCTCGCTAGGGAGCCCGCTCAGTGCCGCCAGCTCGTAATCGTCCATGGTTCCCAGCCTGCGCGCCACGGCCAGGAGCTTCAACCGCCGCCCCTCCAGGGCTGCCTTCGACTCCTCCAGCTCGGCCAGCTCGGACTTCAACCCGCTAATCAGGGCAAGTTGCTGCTCAGCCGTCAGCCCGGACGGTGCCAGGTCGTCAGAGGACAATCCGATGGTCCGCACTGCCCAGCTAGAAAGGCCGGCGGCCTTGGCAAGGCCTGTCATCTTCAGGCCGTCACACAGTGCCTGGGCGACGTGCTGGTTCAGGCGGACCGACAGCGCCCGCATGCTGCTGGCATTGAAGGAAATCCGTTGCCGATCCTCTTTGAGGAGCTGCCGGAGCTGTTCCGCCTGGACAGCTGCCGCTTCGGGCTTCCGCCGTCCCCGGTAACGGTAGTAACCGCCGTCGGCCGGGTGCGGAACAGACGGGTGCAGGACAGGGCTGTGCAAAACAGGGCTGGGCAGAACGGCCAAATGCACTCCTCGGTTCGGAAACACGTCAGTTGGCGCCGGCGGAAAGAACCCCAATCGGGCCAGCGCACATAAAACGCTAGACACAACGGTCCGCCCGCGGAAATACCAATACTGCGTGGAGCCATAACCGAAAAATGTGGGCACAGGCCATAAGAGACGCTTATCCGTCCACGCACTTTAGGTCTTATCCAGACGCGCCAGGATTCCCTAGGGTCGAAGGAAGCGAGTACCGCTCCCTCCTGAATCCGTAGGAAGAGACCATGCCTAAATTTGAACCTGCAACACGGGTGTCCCGCATCAAGTCTTCCGCCAGCGTGGCCGCCGCGGCCCGTGTGCGTGAGCTGAAGGCAGAAGGGCGCCGGATCCTGGACCTGACGGTCGGCGAGCCTGACTTCGACACTCCGGAGCACATCAAGGCGGCCGCCATTGAGGCGATCACCCGCGGGGAGACCAAATACACCTCCGTCACCGGAACCCCCGCCCTGCAGAAGGCGATCCTCCAGACCCTGGAGTTGCGCACCGGAATCCACTACACCCCGGCCGAGATCACCATTGGCGGCGGCGCCAAGCAGGTGATCTTCACAGCCTTCATGGCCAGCCTGGACGCCGGCGACGAAGTAGTGGTGCCCGCGCCGTACTGGGTCTCGTACCCGGACATGGTGCTCGCGAACGAGGGCACGCCCGTGGTGGTTGCCTGCGGCGAGGAGACGGGATTCAAGCTCACCCCCGAGGCGCTGGCCGGAGCCCTCACCGAGCGGACCAAATGGGTCATCCTGAACACACCGTCGAACCCCACCGGCGCCGTCTATTCCGCGGCGGAACTGCGCGCGCTCGCGGACGTCCTGGCTGGCTTCCCGCACGTGAACATCCTGACGGACGAGATCTATGACCAGATCTACTTCGGCACCGGCAAGCTCTCCAGCCTCGTGGAGGTGGCCCCGGAACTGAAGGACCGAATCCTGGCGGTCAACGGTGTGTCCAAGGCCTACGCCATGACCGGCTGGCGCCTGGGATACGCGGCCGGACCCGCCCCGCTGATCGCCGCGATCAACAAGCTCCAGTCGCAGATCTCGTCCTGCCCGTCCTCCGTCAGCCAGGCCGCCGGCGCCGCGGCGCTCACGGGCGACCAGGGTTTCGTGCAGGAAAGCCGTGAAATCTACCGCGCCCGGCGCGATGCGGCAGTCGCCGCGCTGAACGCCATCGACGGACTGTCATGCACGACGCCGGAAGGCGCCTTCTACGCGTACGTCAACTGCGCGGGCGTCATCGGGAAGACGACCACCGACGGGCAGGTCATCGCAACCGACGAGGACTTCACCCTCTACCTCCTTGAAGCGGCCTCCGTCGCCGTCATCCAGGGATCGGCCTATGGACTGGGCCCCTACTTCCGCATCTCCTACGCCACCAGCCTCGACGTCATCGAAGAGTCCATCGCGGCTATCGACAAGGCCGTCCAGGCCCTCAACTGATCCACACCCACCGAAGGAAAACGCCGTGATCCACGTCAAGACCACCATCGAACGACCCGAAGCCGACGCAGTCAGCCGCCTCGCCAAGTTCTCGTCCGCCACCATCCACGAGGCACAGGGACGTAAGGGCGCCCTCAGCTCCAGGATCAAGCCGATCGACCGGAGCATGTCCTTCTGCGGCCCCGCCGTCACCGTGCGCTGCGCCCCCAGGGACAACCTCATGTTGCAGGTGGCCATCCACTACGCCGAGGCCGGGGACGTCATCCTGGCCGCGGCGGGGGAGTACGAGGAAGCCGGAACGTTCGGCGACGTCCTCGGCAATGCCATGAAGGCCAAGGGCCTCGCCGGCCTGGTGACCGACTCGGGCGTCCGCGACACCCAGGACCTCATCGAACTGGGACTGCCCGTCTTCTCCGGCAGCGTCTCCATCAAGGGCACCGTCAAGGAAACGATCGGCCCCATCAACCACCCCGTGGTCTTCGGCGACGAGATCATCTACCCCGGCGACGTGCTCCGCGGCGACGCGGACGGCGTGGTGGTGGTCCGGAAGGACGAGATCGAGGACGTCATCCGCCTCTCGCAGGAACGCGACGACGCCGAGCGCGAACTCATCAGCCTCTACCAGGCCGGCGGAACCACCATCGAGCTGTGCAACCTCACTGAGGTCCTCAAAGCCAAGGGCCTGCTCGTCGAAGAGGCCTAGCCGCTCGCACAAGCCGCGGCAGCACCGCCGTCGTACGGGCTATTCCCGTGCGGCGGCGTCCGCATATGCAGAGGCGCCCGGCCGCGGCAAGCGGAATGGGAGGGCTCGACGTCCGTTGCAGGACATCGAACCCTCCCATTTGCAATTGTTTCCTACCGGGCCGGGAGCTGATGGGTGGGCGGGCCAAACACGGCGTCCTCCAGATACCACACGGTGGATCCGCCGCTGCCGGCCGGCATGATGCTGCCTTCGAAAACAAAGACAGGCGCCACCGAGCGGTCCTCAGGGCGCCAAAAACCATTTGCAGGGCAGTGGAAACCCGTTTTGGCCATCAGTCCGGGGTTTGTGTCGGAATTCCTGCGCATGCTGCTGATTTTTTTCACGGCTCGCTCCCAATTAATTCTCCATAAATGCAACCGCCGCAATTTATCGGCCTGATGACAATTTTAGGATTAGGAGCCCTCGGATACTAAGACGAATGATAAGTGCCCTAATAAGCAGATGCTATGGCAGGGCTATCGCGCATATTTATTGCTCAGCATTTCCTGAAGCATTTCCTTCAGCACCAGGAGAACCGCCGACGCCGCCTCGGAAAGCGGATCATGATCCGGGGTGCACAGCGCGATCTTGCACTGCAGCGCCGGATCCACAATCCGCAGGACGTGGAAGTCCTCCTCGTGGAAGAGCGCGTCCGCCGCTGACTTGGGCATGATCGTGGCACCCAGGTCGGCCCGCAGGAGGCGCGCCAGGGACGGCACGGACTCCACCTCACCAACGAGCTTGAGGGTGAGTCCCTTGCTGGTGAGGCCGGCCTCCACAGCCTGGCGGAGCGTGTGGATCTTCTCGGGCAGGAAGAGCCCGAAGCGCGCCACTTCCGCCAGCGAGATTTCACCGTTTTCGGATGCCACGTCTGGCCTCCCGGCATTGACCACAAAGTGCAGGTCTTCAACAATCATGGTGGTGAACTGGACGCCGCGGATAGGCCCCGGTTCGTAAATGAGGGCCATGTCGAGCCGGCCGTTCTTAATCGCCTCACTCAGCACACCGCCGTAGATCTCCGTGACATGCAGGACGATTTCCGGGTAGCGACGGCCCACCTCGCTGATGATCCTCGGTGTCAGGCTTGAGGCCATGCTGTAGGGCGCGATCGCGATGGACACGCGCCCGGACGGGGCGGCGCCCGACGCTGCTACGTCCTGGCGCGCCTGTTCCACAAGCCGCAGGATCGACTGGGCATGCCGGTACAAGGTGTGCCCCGCGGCCGTGGGCTTGACGCCCTGCTTGCTGCGGATCAGGAGCCGCTGCTTGAGGTCCGTTTCCAGTGCCGAAACCTGCTGGCTCAGGGCAGGCTGTGCCACATGCAGCGCCGCCGCTGCCTTGGTGATGCTTCCCGAATCCACAATCTGGACGAAGTACGCAAGCTTCCGCGTATCCATGGCCGTCTTCTCTCTGCGCGGCGTCCTGAACCCAGGAAGGGTCATAACCGGATGCTATGGAGGGATACGCAACAGGTCTTTGTGTGATCCACATCTCTGACACTAGGTTGAACCCAGAACGCTATTTCATTCATCGAACATTCTACCCCTCCGGTGGATATGCAAATTAACGATGACCCCAGACGCATTTTGCATGCTATTGGGTTTTACCGGAATAGACGTTTTCTTTTACATTTCCGAAATGTGCACTCCCTAGCGTCGGAACATCAGGATCCGCCACCAACAGCCCGGATTCTTCTTTATGAGAAAGAGATGACAAATGCGAGCAACCATCAAAGGCAAGATCACAGCTGTGGCCGCGCTGTCCGCTGCGGCGCTGGTACTTTCCGGCTGCGGGGGCGGCGCCGGAGCAGCCAGCAACGACAGCGCCACGTCAGGCGAAGTGAACCTGATCGCCTACTCGGGCGTATGGCAGGACCAGTACACCGCCGCAGTCATCGAGCCCTTCAAAGCCAAGTATCCGGACATCAAGATCAACTACGCCTCCAAGCGGTCCTCGGCTGAGATGCTCAGCGCCCTGCAGGGCCAGAAGAACAACCCGGCGACCGACGTCGCCATCATGGACAACTCCGTTTCCACCACCGGCAACAAGCAGGGCCTCTTCGAGAAGGTGGACGCCGCCGGCGTCCCGAACCTCGCCAACGTCCCGGAAAAGTTCCGCGACAAGGACGGGTACGGCCCGGTGGCCATGCTCGACGCCGTGGGCCTGGTCTACGACACTGCCACCTTCCCGAAGGCTCCCGAGAGCTGGGACGTGCTGTGGGACCCCGCGTACGCCGGAAAGATCAACGTCAACGCCCCGCCGTCGCTGCTGGGCCTGTCCCTGACGGCCATCACCGCCAAAATGGCGGGGGAGGACTACACCAAGGGCATTGACGCCGCAGTGACCCGCCTCAAGGAGATGGCCCCGGGCGTGCAGACCTTCGCGCCCAACCCGGACGAATACCAGAACGTCATCACTGGCCAGACCGTCCTCGGCCTCGGCCAGAATGCCCGCGGCCAGTTCTACAGCGACCAGAGCAACAAGAAGATGGGCGTCACCTTCCCGAAGGAGGGCACCGTCTACCAGATCAACACCATCAACGTGGTGAAGGATGCGCCGCACTCCGCCGCAGCCAAGACGTTCGTGGACTACGCCCTGTCCGCAGAGGCGCAGACCGCGTTCGCCAAAGCACTCTTCTACGCCCCCTCCGTCAGCAATGCAGAACTGCCGGCAGACGTGAAAGACCGTGTGGTCCCCACGGACGGGTCACTGAACATCGTCCCGCTGGATGTGGAATTCCTGTCCTCCGCCCGGGACAAGTGGACCGACATCTGGAAGCGCCAGATCATCACCAAGTAACCGCGAGCCGGTGCCCCTCCCCAACTTCACTTCAGGAGAACTGAACCCGTGACTGAACCAAAACTGTCGATCGTAGATCTGACCAAAAGATATGCAGCAGGTCTTGAACCCGCCGTCGACCGCCTGAACATGGAAGTTGAGGAGGGGCACCTGGTGGCGCTCCTCGGCCCGTCCGGCTGCGGCAAGACCACCACCCTGCGGATGGTGGCCGGCCTCATGGACCCGACGGCCGGCTCCATTGTGGTGGACGGCAAGGAAATCACCCACACACCGGTCAACAAGCGGGGGATGGGCATGGTGTTCCAGTCCTACGCCCTCTTCCCGCACATGAACGTGGAGCAAAACGTGGCCTTCGGCCTGGAAATGCGCCAGACGCCGAAATCCGAGCAAAAAGCCCGTGTTGCGGCGGCGCTCGACATGGTCCAGCTCGGCCACCTCGGAAAGCGGCAGACCAAGGAACTCTCCGGCGGCCAGCAGCAGCGCATCGCCCTGGCCCGGGCCCTCGTTGTGGAGCCCACGCTTCTCCTTCTCGATGAACCGCTGTCCAACCTGGACGCCAAGCTCCGCGAAACCATGCGCACCGAGATCAGGTCCATCCAGCAGCGCACCAGGGCCACCACGCTCTTCGTCACACACGACCAGGACGAGGCCCTGGACATGGCCGACCGGATCGCCGTGATGAACGGCGGCCTGATCGAACAGTTCGGTTCGCCCACCGACGTGTACGAACGCCCCCGCACGCACTTCGTGGCCAACTTCATCGGCCAGGCCAACTTCCTCACCGCCCGGGTGGGCGCTGAAACCGGACGGGCCAGCCTTGCCGGCGAAAGCTACTACAAGGTGGACGTCGAAGGCCTGGGCCAGTTCGGCGCCGTCGGCGCGGCGGGCCTCTCAGGTAGCACCCACGAAATGGTGATCCGCCCGCACCGGCTCACCGTGGCCCTGCGCCCCGGAACGGATCAGGCACCCGTCGCGGGAACCATCGAACGGGTGAGCTACACCGGCGATGCCCTGGCGGTGGCCGTCCGCGTGGGCGACCAGCAGCTGCAGGCACAGCTGCTGACCTCCAGCGGCGACCTGCCCCGCGCCGGGGACGCAGCGTACCTGTCATGGGCGCCCGAGGACGCCTACCTCCTGCCCGCGCCCGCGTCCGCGGAAAGGCTGGCGGCATGACTCTCCTGCAAACGCCGGTTGCCGCGGAAAAGCGGCCAGACCAGGACGAGGGCCTGCTGGAAAAGGCCACCGAACGGCGCAACCGGCGCACCTACCTGGCCCTGCTCCTGCCCGGGCTCCTGGGCCTGCTGGTCAGCTTCGTGTTCCCGCTCGCCTACATGATCCGGATGTCCTTCAACAAGGGCGCCCCGGACGGCGTCATCGTGGAGACGTTCACGCTGGACACCTATATCCAGCCGCTGACCGACCCGTACTACTGGCGCGTCACCCTGGACACGTTCCAGATGGGCGTGACCGTGGGCATCCTCTGCGTCCTGGTGTCCTACCCGGTGGCCCTCTTCCTGGCCCGCAGCACCAGCAAGTACCGCGGGCTGCTCATCGCCATCGCCATCGCCCCGCTGCTGACCTCGGCCGTGGTGCGCACCTACGGATGGATGGTGATCCTCGGAACCAACGGCCTCATCAACTCCTCCCTCGAGGGCCTGGGCCTGATCGACACACCCCTGAAGCTCACCAACAACATGACCGGTGTGACCATCGGGCTGGTGGAGATCTTCATGCCCTACGCGATCCTGGCCATGATCTCCGGCTTCGGCCGGCTCAGCCCCCAGCTCGAGGAAGCAGCCGGCTCCCTGGGCGCCAGCAAGTTCAAGGTGTTCACCCGGGTCACGCTCCCGCTGAGCCTGCCCGGCCTCCTGACGGCGTTCCTGCTGGTCTTTGTGCTCGCCATCAGCACCTTCATCACCCCGCGGCTCCTGGGCGGAGGCAGCGTGCAGGTCCTGGCCACCGAAATCTACGACCAGACCACCGGCCTGCTCAACTGGCCCTTCGCCGCCGCCCTGTCCGTCATCCTGCTGGTGCTTTTCGGCCTGATCATCGCCGTTTACCAGCGCCTCACCAAAAAGATCGGAGGCTGACCGTGAGCGACGTCCGGATATTCAAGCCACGCTTCAACCCCGCCAAGCCGGCCTTCGGGCTGCTGGTGTTCCTGCTGTACCTGTTCCTGCTGGCACCGCTGCTGATCGTCTGCGTGGTTTCCTTCGCCTCGAACCAGTACCTGTCCTTCCCGCCGGAAGGGCTGACCCTGAAGTGGTACGAGATGCTCCCGCAGGAGAGCACGTTCATGGAGGGCATGAAGGTCAGCCTCATCGTGGCCGTCATCGTCACGCTCATTGTCCTGGCGCTGGGCGTGCCGGCCGCGCTGGCGCTGGACAGGTTCGACTTCAAGGCCAAGGCAGCCGTGCAGTCGTTCTTCCTCTCGCCGCTGCTGATTCCCAGCATCGTGCTGGCCCTGGGCATGGTGCTGCTGTTCGGTCCGCTGGGGCTGACCAACACCTACGCCGGCATCATCATCGGCCACGTGGCCATCACCATCCCGTTCGTCATCCGCACCACCCTGATGAGCCTGGCCACCACCGACACGTCCTGTGAAGCGGCCGCACGCGTCCTCGGTGCAGACTCATGGACGGTCTTCCGCCGGGTGACCCTGCCCATCATCCAGCCGGGCGTAATTGCCGGCGGTGTCATTGCGTTCATCGTCTCCTTCGATGAAGCCGTCATCTCCCTCTTCGTGGCCGAATCCGGGCTGCCCACCCTGCCGGTGCAGGTGCTCAGGTACGTGGAAAACTCGGCAGACGCCGCCGTTGCGGCCCTGTCCGTCATCCTCATCCTGATATCCCTCGCGGTAGTGGTGGTGGTGGAACGCGTCATGGGACTCCGCAAAGCCCTCCGCTGAGCACTCCCGTCATAACCGCCAGCTATCCCGTGACACCGATTACGTCTTTGTGTGATCAAACTCGCGGTGTCAGACTTTTTTGCAGAAGCCGGTCAAAACGGCACACCGAACCACACCCACCCAGGAAGGCACTCAATGGGACCCATCGTTGATCTCGTCGCAGATCTCGGAGAAGGCTTCGGCGCCTACTCAATGGGCGACGACGCGGCCCTGCTCGAAGTGGTTTCCAGCGCCAACATCGCCTGCGGCTTCCATGCCGGGGACCCGGACATCATGCACGCGACCGTGGCCGAATGCGTCCGCCGCGGCGTCAGCATCGGGGCGCACCCGAGCTTCCCCGACCTCCGCGGCTTCGGCCGCCGCGCCATGGACCTGACCGCGGACGAGGTCCGCAACGACGTCGTCTACCAGTTCGGCGCACTGAGCGCCTTCGCCGCCTATCACGGCGCCGGCGTCGCCCACCTTGCACCGCACGGCCGCCTCGGGAACCTCGTGGCCACCCGCGCCGACTACGCCGACGCAGTGGCCGACGCCGCCGCCCGCATCAACCCGGACCTCATCGTCCTGGCCCAGGACGGCGAGCTGGCCACCGCGGCGGCCGCGCGTCGGCTCCCGGTGGCCATCGTGGGCATCGCAGACCGCGCCTACGAGGCGGACGGCACACTGGTGCCGCGCAGCCGCCCCGGCGCCGTCATCCATGATCCTTCAGCCATCGTGGACCGCACCGTCCGGATGGTCTGCGAAGGGCTTATTTCGACCGTCGCAGGCACCGACCTGCCCATCGTCGCCGACACGGTCCTGTTGCACGGAGACACCCCCGGCGCGGTGCAGCTGGCCCGGCAGGTACGCGCCGAACTCGAAAGTGCCGGAGTGACCATTGCTCCGCTGGCACAGGTCCTCGGCGCCAAAGTGAAGGCCGCCTGACATGGCAGCCACCCCAACCCCAACTCCGGTGGAGGTTTACGAATCAGGGGACGCCGCACTGCGCGTCGTCGCTTCGTCCCCGGACACGGAAGCCAACTGGACCACCGTGCATGCCCTCGCCGAATGGCTTGAGGAAGCCGGCGCCGACGGCGTCCACGGCGCTGTGCCGACGTACGACTCACTGCTCGTGGAATTCGACCCCGGGGTCACCTCGGCACGCCAGGTCCGAGCCTTTGTACTGATGGGCCTGCGCCAGCTTGATTTCATCGGTGCGCCGTCCCGGGCTCCCCGCACGTTCGAGGTCCCCGTGGTCTACGGCGGAGAGTACGGTCCGGACCTGGAGCGGGTTGCCGCCCATGAGCAGCTGTCGATCCAGGAGGTCATTGCCCTCCATACGGCCAAGTCCTACGTGATCCGCTGCCTTGGTGCCCCGGCTGGCTCGCCCATGATGGACGGGCCCGATTTCCCGCTTCCGGTCCCGCGGCTGAAGGACCCCCGCCTGTCCGTCCCGGCAGGTGCCGTTTCCGTTGCGGGCCGTCAGGCAGTCATCGCCCCGGCGGCGGCACCCGGCGGATGGTGCGTCATCGGCCAGACACCCCTGGCCGTTCTCGACGCCGCCAGCGAACCGCTCGTCCCGTACGTTCCCGGCGACGTGGTCAGGTTCCACCAGATCCAGCCCGAAGAGTTCGCCAGCTTCGCCGGCCGGAAACTGGAGGCGGCACGATGAACGGCTCGTTGATCATCCAGCAGCCCGGCAACTCGGTGGTCACCGACCTGGGGCGCTTCCGGGGACCCCGGTTCGGGCTGCCCGTGAACGGCGCCCTGGACCAGTTCTCCGCCCGCGCGGCGAACATCCTCGCCGCCAACGCCGACAACGCACCGCTGCTGGAGGTCACTG
Protein-coding regions in this window:
- a CDS encoding GPP34 family phosphoprotein, with amino-acid sequence MDAQTPQAEEPKATELSLPQAFLLLATNDTDGAPEVPAYILRTTVAGAILAELELLGAIGLEGKYVRATGTVPPTDFQHQLELIRHKSRPHTPKRWVSMLEGRAEVQRAYEAMASKGIVDRVGEKHLGLFKSVRYPEKDHGPEAALLKKIHDALGLKPSAATPASPPAMATPADAKPADAKPADARTTALIALLEAAGLLDKMFLEADRDVPRKLAKDYWPARAVADELRMIRMAEAEAMT
- a CDS encoding alpha/beta fold hydrolase, giving the protein MTFTHGYADNNGLRMYYEVHGEAVPGRPPLLLIPGGGSTIGTNFSELIPLLAEHREVIAVEEEGHGRTQPTSRPLTAENSAGDILAVLGDLTVETADVLGFSAGGHTAIALALARPAAVRRLIVASTFASRDAVPDEFWDGMANATLDDMPDTYKDADRLLNPEPGHLERLFELDHRRITDFPGWSDDELGTITAPTLVVCGDRDIVTAAYADRMAGAIPCARLLVVPGGHGDYLGEQAASGGDLRTLHATVPFLLRFLDG
- a CDS encoding aspartate transaminase translates to MPKFEPATRVSRIKSSASVAAAARVRELKAEGRRILDLTVGEPDFDTPEHIKAAAIEAITRGETKYTSVTGTPALQKAILQTLELRTGIHYTPAEITIGGGAKQVIFTAFMASLDAGDEVVVPAPYWVSYPDMVLANEGTPVVVACGEETGFKLTPEALAGALTERTKWVILNTPSNPTGAVYSAAELRALADVLAGFPHVNILTDEIYDQIYFGTGKLSSLVEVAPELKDRILAVNGVSKAYAMTGWRLGYAAGPAPLIAAINKLQSQISSCPSSVSQAAGAAALTGDQGFVQESREIYRARRDAAVAALNAIDGLSCTTPEGAFYAYVNCAGVIGKTTTDGQVIATDEDFTLYLLEAASVAVIQGSAYGLGPYFRISYATSLDVIEESIAAIDKAVQALN
- a CDS encoding 4-carboxy-4-hydroxy-2-oxoadipate aldolase/oxaloacetate decarboxylase, whose product is MIHVKTTIERPEADAVSRLAKFSSATIHEAQGRKGALSSRIKPIDRSMSFCGPAVTVRCAPRDNLMLQVAIHYAEAGDVILAAAGEYEEAGTFGDVLGNAMKAKGLAGLVTDSGVRDTQDLIELGLPVFSGSVSIKGTVKETIGPINHPVVFGDEIIYPGDVLRGDADGVVVVRKDEIEDVIRLSQERDDAERELISLYQAGGTTIELCNLTEVLKAKGLLVEEA
- the nac gene encoding nitrogen assimilation transcriptional regulator NAC codes for the protein MDTRKLAYFVQIVDSGSITKAAAALHVAQPALSQQVSALETDLKQRLLIRSKQGVKPTAAGHTLYRHAQSILRLVEQARQDVAASGAAPSGRVSIAIAPYSMASSLTPRIISEVGRRYPEIVLHVTEIYGGVLSEAIKNGRLDMALIYEPGPIRGVQFTTMIVEDLHFVVNAGRPDVASENGEISLAEVARFGLFLPEKIHTLRQAVEAGLTSKGLTLKLVGEVESVPSLARLLRADLGATIMPKSAADALFHEEDFHVLRIVDPALQCKIALCTPDHDPLSEAASAVLLVLKEMLQEMLSNKYAR
- a CDS encoding ABC transporter substrate-binding protein, whose protein sequence is MRATIKGKITAVAALSAAALVLSGCGGGAGAASNDSATSGEVNLIAYSGVWQDQYTAAVIEPFKAKYPDIKINYASKRSSAEMLSALQGQKNNPATDVAIMDNSVSTTGNKQGLFEKVDAAGVPNLANVPEKFRDKDGYGPVAMLDAVGLVYDTATFPKAPESWDVLWDPAYAGKINVNAPPSLLGLSLTAITAKMAGEDYTKGIDAAVTRLKEMAPGVQTFAPNPDEYQNVITGQTVLGLGQNARGQFYSDQSNKKMGVTFPKEGTVYQINTINVVKDAPHSAAAKTFVDYALSAEAQTAFAKALFYAPSVSNAELPADVKDRVVPTDGSLNIVPLDVEFLSSARDKWTDIWKRQIITK
- a CDS encoding ABC transporter ATP-binding protein — translated: MTEPKLSIVDLTKRYAAGLEPAVDRLNMEVEEGHLVALLGPSGCGKTTTLRMVAGLMDPTAGSIVVDGKEITHTPVNKRGMGMVFQSYALFPHMNVEQNVAFGLEMRQTPKSEQKARVAAALDMVQLGHLGKRQTKELSGGQQQRIALARALVVEPTLLLLDEPLSNLDAKLRETMRTEIRSIQQRTRATTLFVTHDQDEALDMADRIAVMNGGLIEQFGSPTDVYERPRTHFVANFIGQANFLTARVGAETGRASLAGESYYKVDVEGLGQFGAVGAAGLSGSTHEMVIRPHRLTVALRPGTDQAPVAGTIERVSYTGDALAVAVRVGDQQLQAQLLTSSGDLPRAGDAAYLSWAPEDAYLLPAPASAERLAA
- a CDS encoding ABC transporter permease, which codes for MTLLQTPVAAEKRPDQDEGLLEKATERRNRRTYLALLLPGLLGLLVSFVFPLAYMIRMSFNKGAPDGVIVETFTLDTYIQPLTDPYYWRVTLDTFQMGVTVGILCVLVSYPVALFLARSTSKYRGLLIAIAIAPLLTSAVVRTYGWMVILGTNGLINSSLEGLGLIDTPLKLTNNMTGVTIGLVEIFMPYAILAMISGFGRLSPQLEEAAGSLGASKFKVFTRVTLPLSLPGLLTAFLLVFVLAISTFITPRLLGGGSVQVLATEIYDQTTGLLNWPFAAALSVILLVLFGLIIAVYQRLTKKIGG